The following coding sequences are from one Aeromicrobium duanguangcaii window:
- a CDS encoding dioxygenase family protein: MTRRPETVPTHRLSDLTNRLVPSPRMPVLFVGHGNPMNALADNTFTREWQRVGAGLPDAQAIVVISAHWLTPGGTHITDAPRNPVIYDFGGFPDELYRVQYESHGDEQVARLLAQHLVEYEARLDSQWGLDHGTWSVLKFLAPAPKVPVLQISIDYSMPLPKLYELFSRLRDLRRRGVVFIGSGNIVHALNRVRWGGGPAWDWAVEFDTQTADAISTGDVTRLLDPYRSWSAARVAVPTDDHYRPMVASLSLLEPDEQVGFFNTEIDMGSVGMRSFITAA, translated from the coding sequence ATGACCCGCCGCCCGGAGACCGTACCCACCCATCGGCTGTCCGACCTGACGAACCGGCTGGTGCCGAGTCCTCGGATGCCGGTGCTGTTCGTCGGTCACGGCAACCCGATGAACGCCCTGGCGGACAACACGTTCACCCGCGAGTGGCAGCGCGTCGGCGCCGGGCTGCCGGACGCCCAGGCGATCGTCGTGATCAGTGCCCACTGGCTCACGCCCGGCGGGACCCACATCACCGACGCGCCGCGCAACCCGGTGATCTACGACTTCGGCGGCTTCCCCGACGAGCTCTACCGCGTGCAGTACGAGTCGCATGGCGACGAGCAGGTGGCCCGGCTGCTGGCGCAGCACCTCGTCGAGTACGAGGCGCGCCTGGACAGCCAGTGGGGACTGGACCACGGCACCTGGAGCGTCCTGAAGTTCCTCGCCCCGGCGCCGAAGGTGCCTGTCCTGCAGATCAGCATCGACTACTCGATGCCCCTGCCGAAGCTGTACGAGCTGTTCTCGCGGCTGCGCGACCTGCGTCGACGCGGGGTCGTGTTCATCGGCAGCGGCAACATCGTGCACGCGCTGAACCGGGTGCGCTGGGGTGGCGGCCCCGCGTGGGACTGGGCGGTCGAGTTCGACACCCAAACCGCCGACGCGATCTCGACCGGCGACGTCACGCGCCTGCTCGACCCGTACCGCTCGTGGTCCGCCGCCCGCGTCGCGGTGCCCACGGACGACCACTACCGCCCGATGGTCGCCTCGCTCAGCCTGTTGGAGCCCGACGAGCAGGTCGGGTTCTTCAACACCGAGATCGACATGGGCTCGGTCGGCATGCGGTCGTTCATCACGGCTGCCTGA
- a CDS encoding serine hydrolase domain-containing protein gives MSDASLPTPSRSPATTAPPPTDFTALDRLVDASGSTCTLVMRGDEVVHEHPAGSRDATRRVYSITKSIVGVLLAIAAAEDELSLDDPVSRHVPRWPAESGDVTIRHLMSMTSGRAWTEALDGAMIRAADQTSAALATGQQNTPGATWQYDNLASQVLSAVLTSAVGDIETYADARLFTPLGLTDTSWSRDRAGSVTTYAGIVSSCADLARLAVMMRDQGRFAGRQVVPAAAVSELTTPSSDLNAAYGLLWWTNAEGRVQEVRRAAGFEQDREPYRGRLSPAAPPDAFWALGWGNQLIAVVPSADTVAVRLGPKPAGPDDLTIDGFTAAVLEGLGIRQP, from the coding sequence ATGTCCGACGCCAGCCTGCCGACCCCGTCGCGGTCCCCCGCGACCACGGCGCCTCCCCCGACCGACTTCACCGCGCTCGACCGGCTCGTCGACGCCAGCGGCTCGACGTGCACCCTGGTGATGCGCGGGGACGAGGTCGTCCACGAGCATCCGGCCGGATCGCGCGACGCCACGCGCCGGGTCTACTCGATCACCAAGTCGATCGTCGGCGTGCTGCTGGCGATCGCGGCCGCCGAGGACGAGCTGAGCCTCGACGACCCGGTGTCCCGGCACGTGCCGCGGTGGCCCGCGGAGTCCGGGGACGTCACGATCCGGCACCTCATGTCGATGACGTCGGGACGGGCGTGGACCGAGGCGCTGGACGGCGCCATGATCCGGGCCGCGGACCAGACCTCAGCAGCGCTCGCCACGGGACAGCAGAACACCCCGGGCGCCACGTGGCAGTACGACAACCTGGCCAGTCAGGTGCTCTCGGCCGTCCTGACCTCCGCCGTCGGCGACATCGAGACCTACGCCGACGCACGGCTGTTCACGCCACTGGGCCTGACCGACACGTCGTGGTCACGCGACCGTGCCGGCAGCGTCACGACCTACGCCGGCATCGTCTCGTCCTGCGCCGACCTGGCCCGCCTGGCCGTCATGATGCGCGACCAGGGCCGTTTCGCGGGACGCCAGGTGGTGCCCGCGGCGGCCGTGTCCGAGCTGACGACCCCCAGCTCGGACCTCAACGCCGCCTACGGGCTGCTGTGGTGGACCAACGCCGAGGGACGGGTGCAGGAGGTGCGCCGCGCCGCCGGGTTCGAGCAGGACCGCGAGCCGTACCGGGGCCGGCTGTCGCCGGCCGCTCCCCCGGACGCCTTCTGGGCCCTCGGCTGGGGCAACCAGCTGATCGCGGTCGTGCCCTCGGCCGACACCGTCGCGGTGCGCCTCGGCCCCAAGCCCGCCGGCCCCGACGACCTGACGATCGACGGCTTCACGGCCGCGGTGCTGGAGGGGCTCGGGATCAGGCAGCCGTGA
- a CDS encoding acetyl-CoA hydrolase/transferase family protein, with product MSRVSCPVASSRIMSAEEAVQFIRPGDNVGMSGFTGAGYPKAVPSALAARARAAHQAGEDFRIGLWTGASTAPQADGVLADAHAISTRLPYNSDPILRRQINAGEVDYVDAHLSHSAQQMWFGFYGPLDVAVIEVTAILPDGLLVPSSSVGNNKTWLDQADKVILEVNHWQPREFEGFHDIYGGTALPPYRRPLELTEPMQRIGEPYLKVDPAKIVAVVETDAPDEGAAFSAPDHVSRAIAGHALDFLRGEVGAGRMPPELLPLQSGVGNVANAVLQGLDGSEFTSLVAYTEVLQDSMLTLLDSGTLRAASTASFGLSREGMQRFRSGIDGYKGRILMRSEEISNHPEIIRRLGIIAMNGLIEADIYGNVNSTHIMGSSVMNGIGGSGDFARNAYLNFFLTPSTAKNGAISTIVPMVSHVDHTEHDVHVIVTEFGLADLRGLSPRERAEQVIANCAHPDFRPRLRDYFERAYAARPDARHTPHLLDEALSWHQRYLDTGSM from the coding sequence ATGAGTCGTGTGTCGTGCCCTGTGGCGTCCTCGCGCATCATGAGTGCCGAGGAAGCCGTCCAGTTCATCCGCCCCGGCGACAACGTCGGGATGAGCGGCTTCACCGGGGCCGGCTATCCCAAGGCCGTTCCCTCGGCGCTCGCGGCGCGAGCCCGGGCGGCGCACCAAGCAGGCGAGGACTTCCGGATCGGCCTGTGGACCGGTGCTTCCACCGCTCCACAGGCCGACGGCGTCCTGGCCGACGCGCACGCGATCTCGACGCGGCTGCCGTACAACTCCGACCCGATCCTGCGCCGGCAGATCAACGCCGGCGAGGTCGACTACGTCGACGCCCACCTGAGCCACTCGGCCCAACAGATGTGGTTCGGCTTCTACGGCCCGCTCGACGTCGCCGTCATCGAGGTGACGGCCATCCTGCCCGACGGACTCCTGGTCCCGAGCAGCTCCGTCGGCAACAACAAGACCTGGCTGGACCAGGCCGACAAGGTGATCCTCGAGGTCAACCACTGGCAGCCGCGCGAGTTCGAGGGCTTCCACGACATCTACGGCGGCACGGCCCTGCCCCCGTACCGCCGCCCGCTGGAGCTGACCGAGCCCATGCAGCGCATCGGCGAGCCCTACCTGAAGGTCGACCCCGCGAAGATCGTCGCCGTCGTCGAGACGGACGCGCCGGACGAGGGCGCCGCGTTCTCCGCGCCGGACCACGTCTCGCGAGCGATCGCCGGCCACGCGCTGGACTTCCTGCGCGGCGAGGTCGGCGCCGGGCGCATGCCCCCGGAGCTGCTGCCGCTGCAGTCCGGCGTCGGCAACGTCGCCAACGCGGTCCTCCAGGGCCTCGACGGCAGTGAGTTCACGAGCCTCGTGGCCTACACCGAGGTCCTGCAGGACAGCATGCTGACGCTGCTGGACTCCGGCACGCTGCGCGCCGCCTCGACCGCCTCGTTCGGGCTCTCCCGCGAGGGCATGCAGCGCTTCCGCAGCGGCATCGACGGGTACAAGGGCCGCATCCTGATGCGCAGCGAGGAGATCTCGAACCATCCTGAGATCATCCGGCGTCTGGGCATCATCGCCATGAACGGCCTGATCGAGGCCGACATCTACGGCAACGTGAACTCGACCCACATCATGGGCAGCTCGGTGATGAACGGCATCGGCGGCAGCGGCGACTTCGCCCGCAACGCCTACCTGAACTTCTTCCTGACCCCGTCGACCGCGAAGAACGGGGCGATCTCGACGATCGTGCCGATGGTCAGCCACGTCGACCACACCGAGCACGACGTGCACGTCATCGTCACCGAGTTCGGGCTGGCCGACCTGCGTGGCCTCTCGCCGCGCGAGCGTGCCGAGCAGGTCATCGCGAACTGCGCCCACCCGGACTTCCGGCCGCGGCTGCGCGACTACTTCGAGCGGGCCTACGCCGCGCGCCCCGACGCCCGGCACACGCCGCACCTGCTCGACGAGGCCCTGTCGTGGCACCAGCGGTACCTCGACACCGGGAGCATGTGA
- a CDS encoding thioredoxin family protein, giving the protein MTTINLTADTFQDTVTGDGITLVDWWAGWCGPCMQFAPVYEAASERHPDITFAKIDTEAEQELSAAVQITSIPTLMAFRDGVLLYAQPGALPAQALDEIIDQVRKLDMDQIRREIAEQEAQSAAGAPDVPEASQN; this is encoded by the coding sequence ATGACCACGATCAACCTGACTGCCGACACCTTCCAGGACACCGTGACCGGAGACGGCATCACCCTGGTGGACTGGTGGGCCGGCTGGTGCGGACCCTGCATGCAGTTCGCTCCCGTCTACGAGGCCGCCAGCGAGCGGCACCCGGACATCACCTTCGCCAAGATCGACACCGAGGCCGAGCAGGAGCTGTCCGCCGCGGTGCAGATCACCTCGATCCCGACACTGATGGCGTTCCGCGACGGCGTCCTGCTGTACGCGCAGCCCGGCGCGCTGCCGGCCCAGGCGCTGGACGAGATCATCGATCAGGTCCGCAAGCTCGACATGGACCAGATCCGTCGTGAGATCGCCGAGCAGGAGGCGCAGTCCGCCGCAGGCGCGCCCGACGTGCCGGAGGCCTCGCAGAACTGA
- a CDS encoding PQQ-dependent sugar dehydrogenase: MDRRSVIAGGAALGALWLAGCRGGEESPRPRPSTDTSSPPPSSSPPSSPATPEPIDPRLDGTVATGLNVPWAIVFLADGTALVTQRDDASIVRVTPDGRVSQVGDVPGVAPGGEGGLQGLALAPGDESALFAYLTGPDDNRVVRLEFDGERIGRAEPILTGMAKAFNHQGGALTFDRQGHLFVAVGDAAQAQTAQDRDSLNGKILRIDQEGRAVEGNPFGNRVWSLGHRNVEGLAWDGSGRLWASEFGDQRTDELNRIVKGGNYGWPEVEGDGGDDRFVRPAATWSTNEASPAGLAISGERAFLAALRGERLWQVPLDGGKAGKPRAFLTGELGRLRSVAVAPDGSLWVGTSNTDGRGDVRRGDDRIVRVAISA; the protein is encoded by the coding sequence ATGGACCGCAGATCCGTGATCGCCGGGGGAGCCGCACTGGGGGCCCTGTGGCTCGCCGGCTGCCGAGGCGGCGAGGAATCCCCCCGTCCGAGACCGTCCACGGACACGTCGTCCCCGCCGCCGTCGTCGTCGCCGCCCTCGAGTCCGGCGACGCCCGAGCCGATCGACCCCCGGCTGGACGGGACGGTGGCCACCGGCCTGAACGTGCCGTGGGCGATCGTCTTCCTCGCGGACGGCACCGCGCTGGTCACCCAGCGCGACGACGCGTCGATCGTGCGGGTCACGCCCGACGGCAGGGTCTCGCAGGTCGGCGACGTCCCCGGAGTGGCGCCCGGGGGAGAGGGAGGACTGCAGGGGCTGGCCCTGGCGCCGGGCGACGAGTCCGCGCTGTTCGCCTACCTCACCGGTCCCGACGACAACCGCGTCGTCCGGCTCGAGTTCGACGGCGAGCGCATCGGCCGGGCCGAGCCGATCCTGACCGGAATGGCCAAGGCGTTCAACCACCAGGGCGGTGCACTGACCTTCGACCGCCAGGGGCACCTCTTCGTGGCGGTCGGCGACGCGGCGCAGGCGCAGACGGCGCAGGATCGCGACTCGCTCAACGGCAAGATCCTGCGGATCGACCAGGAGGGACGCGCGGTGGAGGGCAACCCCTTCGGGAACCGCGTCTGGTCCCTGGGGCACCGCAACGTCGAGGGACTGGCCTGGGACGGCTCCGGCCGGCTGTGGGCCAGCGAGTTCGGCGACCAGCGCACCGACGAGCTCAACCGGATCGTCAAGGGCGGCAACTACGGCTGGCCGGAGGTCGAGGGCGACGGCGGCGACGACCGCTTCGTGCGCCCGGCCGCGACCTGGTCGACGAACGAGGCGTCACCGGCCGGGCTGGCCATCAGCGGCGAGCGGGCGTTCCTCGCGGCCCTGCGCGGCGAGCGGCTGTGGCAGGTCCCGCTGGACGGTGGGAAGGCCGGAAAGCCGCGCGCGTTCCTGACCGGCGAGCTGGGTCGGCTGCGCTCCGTGGCCGTCGCTCCGGACGGCTCGCTGTGGGTCGGAACCTCCAACACCGACGGCCGCGGAGACGTGCGCCGGGGCGACGACCGCATCGTCCGCGTCGCGATCTCAGCGTGA
- the cspE gene encoding transcription antiterminator/RNA stability regulator CspE — translation MATGTVKWFNADKGFGFIAPDDGGEDVFAHYSAIQTNGYRSLNEDQKVEFDVEQGQKGLQAANIRPL, via the coding sequence ATGGCCACCGGTACCGTCAAGTGGTTCAACGCCGACAAGGGCTTCGGATTCATCGCCCCCGATGACGGCGGCGAGGACGTCTTCGCGCACTACAGCGCGATCCAGACCAACGGCTACCGCTCGCTGAACGAGGACCAGAAGGTCGAGTTCGACGTCGAGCAGGGGCAGAAGGGCCTCCAGGCCGCCAACATCCGGCCGCTCTGA
- a CDS encoding exodeoxyribonuclease III, translating into MLRIATVNVNGIRAAWRKGMKEWLESRDADIITLQEVRAPDAIVHEILEGTGYHVVHTEAVAKGRSGVAVLSRLEPTSHRVGNGDAFFDDSGRWIESDLTLPDGSVLTVVSVYVHSGEAGTPRQEEKYRFLDQMTKRMAELGGMDGHALITGDLNVGHTELDIRNWKGNLKKAGFLPEERAYFDQFFGDLGWYDVHRHLAGPVEGPYTWWSMRGQAFDNDTGWRIDYQIATPELAAAARVATVDRAASWGERWSDHAPLTIDYDLG; encoded by the coding sequence GTGCTCAGGATCGCGACCGTCAACGTCAATGGCATCCGCGCCGCGTGGCGCAAGGGGATGAAGGAGTGGCTCGAGAGCCGCGACGCCGACATCATCACGCTGCAGGAGGTCCGGGCGCCCGACGCGATCGTGCACGAGATCCTCGAGGGCACCGGCTACCACGTCGTGCACACCGAGGCCGTTGCCAAGGGCCGCTCGGGCGTGGCCGTGCTCAGCCGGCTCGAGCCCACCAGCCATCGCGTCGGCAACGGTGACGCGTTCTTCGACGACTCGGGTCGCTGGATCGAGTCCGACCTGACCCTGCCCGACGGCTCGGTGCTCACGGTGGTCAGCGTGTACGTCCACTCCGGCGAGGCCGGCACCCCGCGCCAGGAGGAGAAGTACCGGTTCCTGGACCAGATGACCAAGCGCATGGCCGAGCTGGGCGGCATGGACGGGCACGCCCTGATCACCGGCGACCTGAACGTCGGCCACACCGAGCTGGACATCCGCAACTGGAAGGGCAACCTCAAGAAGGCCGGGTTCCTGCCCGAGGAGCGCGCCTATTTCGACCAGTTCTTCGGCGATCTCGGCTGGTACGACGTGCACCGCCACCTCGCCGGCCCGGTCGAGGGCCCGTACACGTGGTGGTCCATGCGCGGCCAGGCGTTCGACAACGACACCGGCTGGCGGATCGACTACCAGATCGCGACGCCGGAGCTGGCCGCCGCGGCTCGGGTCGCCACCGTGGACCGCGCCGCGAGCTGGGGCGAGCGGTGGTCCGACCACGCGCCGCTGACCATCGACTACGACCTCGGCTGA
- a CDS encoding geranylgeranyl reductase family protein: MILPSTTDVLVVGAGPAGSSAAAWTAHLGMDTVLVDAATFPRDKTCGDGLTPRAIAELDRLDLGDWVRGHTMNRGLRAAGFGQELLLPWPGGSLPDHGSAVPRTELDARIRDRALAAGAIGVDGAKAVDVERDARGAVTGVVVETAEGRHTIGCRRLVVADGVRSPLGRVLGREWHRDTAYGVAGRSYVKSGRSDDPWISSHLELRGEDGELLPGYGWIFPLGDGQVNLGVGALATAKRPAKIQIRPLMEYYATLRREDWDLGADLRMPTSALLPMGGAVSGVSGPNWIVIGDAAGCVNPLNGEGIDYGLETGRIGAELLATGDSPAEAWPAMLTAHYGPAFSIARRLAGLITVPHLLPTAGPVGMRSHKLMTIALRVMGNLVTDEDRDLTARAWRWAGRQSIRLDERPPFSR, translated from the coding sequence ATGATCCTGCCGTCCACCACCGACGTCCTCGTCGTCGGCGCGGGGCCCGCCGGCTCGTCCGCCGCCGCCTGGACCGCCCACCTCGGCATGGACACCGTGCTGGTGGACGCGGCCACCTTCCCCCGTGACAAGACCTGCGGCGACGGCCTCACGCCGCGCGCCATCGCCGAGCTCGACCGGCTCGACCTCGGTGACTGGGTCCGCGGACACACGATGAACCGCGGCCTGCGCGCGGCGGGCTTCGGCCAGGAGCTGCTGCTGCCGTGGCCCGGCGGCTCGCTGCCCGACCACGGCTCCGCGGTCCCCCGCACCGAGCTGGACGCCCGCATCCGCGATCGCGCCCTGGCCGCCGGGGCCATCGGTGTCGACGGCGCGAAGGCCGTCGACGTCGAGCGCGACGCTCGCGGCGCGGTCACCGGCGTCGTCGTCGAGACCGCCGAGGGCCGTCACACGATCGGCTGCCGCCGCCTCGTGGTGGCCGACGGCGTGCGCTCGCCGCTGGGCCGGGTGCTCGGCCGCGAATGGCACCGCGACACCGCCTACGGCGTGGCCGGCCGCAGCTACGTCAAGTCCGGCCGGAGCGACGATCCGTGGATCTCCTCGCACCTGGAGCTGCGCGGTGAGGACGGCGAGCTGCTGCCGGGCTACGGCTGGATCTTCCCCCTCGGCGACGGGCAGGTGAACCTCGGCGTCGGCGCGCTCGCCACGGCGAAGCGGCCCGCCAAGATCCAGATCCGTCCGCTCATGGAGTACTACGCCACGCTGCGGCGCGAGGACTGGGACCTCGGCGCCGACCTGCGGATGCCGACCTCGGCCCTGCTGCCCATGGGCGGCGCCGTGTCCGGCGTCTCGGGCCCGAACTGGATCGTCATCGGCGACGCCGCCGGCTGTGTCAACCCGCTGAACGGCGAGGGCATCGACTACGGCCTGGAGACCGGCCGCATCGGCGCCGAGCTGCTGGCCACCGGCGACTCCCCCGCCGAGGCTTGGCCCGCCATGCTGACGGCTCACTACGGCCCGGCGTTCTCCATCGCGCGGCGTCTGGCCGGCCTGATCACCGTGCCGCACCTGCTGCCGACGGCGGGTCCGGTCGGGATGCGCTCGCACAAGCTGATGACCATCGCCCTGCGCGTCATGGGCAATCTCGTCACCGACGAGGACCGCGATCTCACCGCCCGCGCCTGGCGCTGGGCCGGTCGCCAGTCGATCCGTCTGGACGAGCGCCCGCCCTTCTCGCGCTGA